One Pyrus communis chromosome 13, drPyrComm1.1, whole genome shotgun sequence genomic window carries:
- the LOC137711870 gene encoding transcription factor bHLH14-like — translation MEEIISSCSPPTFCQETSFTFQQRLQFIVQNRSEWWVYSIFWQASKGSISDQVSLSWAGGHFWNTHDHLASKRSSGVINSYQPKFGFSNGERSKVINREVEDLLHDDMVDLDMRLVDREDVTDSEWFYFYTLSLTKSFSVSQGNNSKNIVGRAFGSGGFVWLAGHHDFQFYECPRVKEARMHGIQTLVCIATPCGVLELASLDVIKEDWGLVHLSKSLFGLDGNNNKKKLSKQQTTRDGNVLVPILENGLFSAAQKELIRQGGSKNEDAPINLGESSPETLSDSVGNFTSENTENMTRLKKRGRSSNHGAASRELQLLNHVEAERQRREKLNHRFYVLRSVVPNVSKMDRSSLLADAVLYINQLKSKVEELEAKVQEQTQKPKAGNNANNNLDHHSSQSTSSIVDQHHYSYYNISNNSNSNNNSNSDRAAAAAVEVDVKIMGSDVIIRVQCPDEDYPYAKLMNALKGLGLQVYHASISSVKELMVQDVVARLPYGFTGKEALRNGIMKGWYS, via the exons ATGGAAGAAATCATATCCTCATGTTCTCCACCCACTTTCTGCCAAGAAACCTCCTTCACATTTCAACAGCGCCTACAGTTCATAGTTCAGAACAGGTCCGAGTGGTGGGTGTATTCCATTTTCTGGCAAGCCTCCAAAGGCAGCATTAGTGACCAAGTTTCCCTGTCATGGGCCGGCGGCCATTTTTGGAACACTCACGATCACTTGGCATCGAAAAGAAGCAGTGGAGTGATCAACAGTTACCAACCCAAGTTTGGGTTCAGTAATGGGGAGAGAAGTAAGGTGATTAACCGGGAAGTTGAAGATCTTTTGCATGATGACATGGTGGATTTGGACATGAGGCTCGTGGATCGTGAAGATGTCACTGACTCCGAGTGGTTTTACTTTTATACCCTTTCTTTAACAAAGTCATTCTCTGTAAGCCAGGGTAATAATAGTAAAAATATTGTCGGCAGGGCATTTGGTTCTGGTGGGTTTGTTTGGCTTGCAGGTCACCACGACTTTCAGTTTTATGAGTGTCCGAGAGTGAAAGAAGCAAGAATGCATGGAATCCAAACTTTGGTTTGCATTGCAACTCCTTGTGGGGTACTTGAACTGGCCTCTTTGGATGTTATCAAAGAAGACTGGGGTCTTGTGCATTTATCAAAGTCGCTGTTCGGATTAGACggcaacaacaacaagaagaagcTCTCGAAGCAGCAGACCACCCGGGATGGCAATGTACTTGTTCCTATCCTAGAAAATGGACTGTTTTCAGCAGCTCAAAAGGAATTGATTCGACAAG GTGGTAGTAAAAACGAAGATGCACCTATCAATCTAGGAGAGTCGTCACCGGAAACACTTTCTGACTCCGTTGGCAACTTCACATCGGAGAATACGGAGAACATGACTCGGTTGAAAAAGAGAGGAAGATCATCAAACCATGGAGCTGCAAGTAGAGAATTACAATTGTTAAACCACGTTGAGGCCGAGAGACAGAGGAGGGAGAAGCTCAACCACCGATTCTATGTCCTCCGGTCAGTTGTTCCCAATGTGTCAAAAATGGACAGGTCCTCTTTGCTTGCCGATGCCGTGTTGTACATCAATCAACTCAAATCAAAAGTTGAGGAATTGGAGGCCAAAGTCCaagaacaaacacaaaaacctaAAGCGGGCAATAATGCAAATAACAATCTTGATCATCACTCCAGCCAAAGCACCAGCTCCATCGTTGACCAGCATCATTATTcttattataatattagtaaTAATAGCAATAGTAATAATAACAGTAATAGTGATAGGGCAGCTGCTGCGGCTGTGGAAGTGGATGTGAAGATTATGGGGTCAGACGTCATTATACGTGTTCAGTGTCCGGATGAAGACTACCCATATGCTAAGTTGATGAATGCACTCAAAGGCCTAGGGCTACAAGTTTACCATGCAAGCATATCGAGCGTGAAAGAGTTGATGGTTCAAGATGTTGTGGCAAGATTGCCTTATGGGTTTACCGGTAAGGAGGCATTGAGAAATGGTATTATGAAAGGATGGTActcttaa